The sequence taatatttccaaGTGAGTCCTAATGCAATTATAATTGCACGTCTAAAAACTCAAAGTAATAGTGTCAAAGGAGTCTCCTGTAGCACATTACATGATGTTTCGTTTAGCAACTTAGGAGGGTCAAACCGTATTAAGCGTGATTACGATAAGCGGACTATAGACACGGGGACATGGCCCCCTGATCCAGAATTTCTAATGCATCATTCGGCTTCCGAAAATATTATACAACCTAAGAGTTGTGGGTTATAAAATTCAAACCTAGGCTATACGTCGTTTGAGAGAATAACTGAAAGGGCGATCTGGACTCCTACCCAGAGTACAATTACTTCTATCTTGGACCAACGTACTAAGTCAAGTACGCTCAGCGACCATCTTGTGCCTGAGCAGGTCCCAATGAGCTATCCAGACTAGGAAATCCTCAAGATGAATTTTTATTATAGTAGAGCTTTAATATGCGAAAATACCTTAGCCAGCTAAGTGTAGTCCAATCGGAAGCTCTTATGTCACGCCCCGACCCCGACCTAGGCCCAGGattgacacgtgacgtcacTAAATACTCGAACATCCAATATACCCTACATCTAGGACATGAAATAAGACCACTCAAGGTTCAAATTTCATAATAATTTTTCGTaagctttatggctgcatctaaccttctcgttatactgcctacgtaccctcaatagggatcaagccattcgtagttcaccactCACAAAATCAAAGGTTTACCACACTCAGTTTAGACAGAAAAGTATAGCATTCATCCATCATTTATTATAACCTGACAGCATGCAATTCCTGGACTCAGGCTACATAACAAACCcccatgaaaatcatgatttctCTTCCATCGaacatataaatcattatgtctcATCACATCGCCATTCACAACATACGTCATATTTAAGAACCGACGAAGCATAAACCGTTCTCTGGCCACAGTAATTAACTAATTTGATCAAAATACTAACAATCATTTCCATATCTTCTAAATTCATACTTTATTAAATCATAATCGAATCGTAGAAAATCCCGAAGGAGTCACCCAAACGTCCAACATCTTTTCTAACTCAATTCACAAGATTCTTGAAACCATtgacataaatatatataaaactaagGCTAGAGTGACCCAGTTAAGCCAAGCCTACTTCTCCAAATAATGGGATTTCAGACCACTTTACGAAATCCAACAATCTCGGGTTTCGGACCACTCCACGGAACCAAATTGAATATGATCGTCTatcaaatgtaccaagtacaactaattATCATTCctctagaatgcgtatggtcccccatcgtagatataccaagcagaaccataggtATAATCTCGTCGTGCAAGCAATGATCACCCATTGCGGATACACCAAGCATGATCATCCCTGAAtacatatggtcccccatcatggatataccaagcaggaccacatcctagctctaggtagtgatcacccattgcggatataccaagcataatCACCCCTAACAGTCCCCTATCGCAGATAGACCAAGCAGGATTGTATCATAtaactctaggtagtgatcacctctaagtgtgtgtgtgtggccaTACCAAGATACAATGATCGcctatcgcggattaaccaagcacgatccATATAAAATATGGTCCCCtattgcggattaaccaagcgggACCACTAGTGACCCCCTATAGCGGATTGACCAAGCAGGGTCTTGGTCTCCTACTAGCCCTCAATTTGACGAACATTTCAATACACACGTCAAATcacataaaataaacaatcatATAACAATATAATGTCATTATTACGTAATCGAGGTGCACATCAATCAAGGAGACACGTCATCACGATGACCCCATCAAGCTCTATAACATCTCAACCACACTCTAAGATCAGTAGCACGCTGGAAGAACTCAAGCTAGTTGACTGAAAAGTCAACCATTGACCATGGTCAAGAGTAGGGTCCACGACCCTAGAAATCTAAATTGGAAGATCTGCCTATCAGATTCTTGATCTGTAACTTCCCAAAGTCCACATTATgtttctagaacaacatactaaaatttcattacgatccgatagtcggatctccgtcaatttcaaattcaagtggcggttgacatttaattttacaaacttagaaatccaattagtgaagatccgtacgtcggattcccgatccgtaagtttctataaTACACAAATATTATGTTCTATCACGCATTACGGTTTGGTGACAATCTAACGGTCGGATTGTTGATTCATATTTTGACCAAGTAAggtatcgtaatgaaactaagtCCAAACTATCAAATTACGTCATACGGTTATCAATTATGAAATCAAGGAATCTATTTGAACTTAAAAGGACATTGTCGGCCCACTAGCCAGGCCGCCGCCGCACGTGGCGGTCGGCTGCCCCAACTTACCggaaaaattcaattatttttaaaaattaccaaaatttacaaagatgaagatctcaatgaggggAGTAATTTTCATACATGTGGCTAAGGCCAATTTGTCCTGGAAGTAGCCTGAAAATGCCTCGATCCATCGGATGGCCGGAAATTAGAGAACCTCGTCGTTCCCTCATCGGAGGTCCGATGACTGAGATTCTTGTCGGGTTTTGCTCCTGAAAGGAAGGGCTACCAACTCCATGTAGAGCGCCACCATGATCGTTGCCTGAAAAGAAGGTTGTCTCTCTAGGTTTCCTGGCGAGCCGTAAGGGTCTCACGCTCTATTTGTCCAACATGGTAATCCACAGGTGGAATTGAGGTGAGAGATCGACTGGGTTCGAAGTAAGGAGCATTTTGGCACCGGTCCCGTCGTTAACGATGGCCGAAATAGGGATCTAGGATCGGGTCGGGTCGGCGGGTTACATGGGATTCGGATTAGCCCGTCATTTCCTCTCTCATTTCCCCtccttttttactttttcttttttttttgattcGTTGCCCCCCCCTTTTCTCTCCCGcactctctcctttctccccTCTCCCTTGCTGCcactcaataatacaaatacgtggattataacagtgaaatccaggaacgagATTTCACAACTTAGATCCAAGGCATAGGGTTTGACAAAAGGATTTCAAAGATGTTCTGACCCATATTAAGAGACAGGGCCCCCATTGACCTTTTGTTTAAGATTCACTAGGGAAGGACATGCAGTTCAGACTAAGAAGGAAAGCCCCTTATGGGTGGCACATTGcgacaaaaaaaattcttaaaccCGAAATGAGGGAGTGTGAATGAACAAACATGCatacaatcatacttaaaggaATAAGCTTGGAATGGTATTAAGAACCGGAGACCATTCCAGATGAGAATCATCACTTTTTAAATCCTTAATCTGACTAATGCATCATAACAAGTTCAGAGTAAAAGATTTTTCATGGGTTTTGGCCCTAGTGTTGGAGTAGGGTGGTATTTCAAATATTGCAatgaaaatatttataaacaCTAAATTTGGGAGATAACATTTTTCCAAACTAAAGTTATCGAGGGGGGGGGGGCTTAGAGCTATGTCCGCGCCTATAAGCttatttgtgtttttctttgttaCTTATTACTCCGAAGTTGGTTTACGTTGGAGAGATTGTAGGACAAGAAATTTATTCCGTGTTTAGGAAACAAATGATGAAAAGTTCTCAGTATTTTACTCTAACAGGATTAATGACTTGATTAAAGTAATGTTTAACAAAATGTGTAAACAGATGTTTATTACATAGAATAATCAAATTAAGTCCCATTAATAGGGCAAAAAAAGTACAATATTAAGGGAGACACGCCCTCACCCCTAGCACACAATTTATCTAAGAAGGGTGTTCTTTCTTTTGTAATAGAGATCCATGTTATTCAGGCTTGTCCAACTTACTTTACGAAGATACTGAGAGGGCACCAATTAAGAAGCACCCACGGAAGAATCTCGACACTTTGCTCAAGTTAAACCCGTATACAAAGACTGCAAGAAGGATGTTGCTTTTGGCTATGGAGCAGAGTATGAGGACTATAAGACCCGATAAGGGAAGGAAGCTCACTATTGAAAGGTTAATGCTCACTCTTACTTCCTCTACAAATTCTTGATAACAACGAATAGGGGTGGTGCAAATTTTTTGGCTACATATCTTAATCATTGAAGACTCAAAGTGAGGAATGGATACGAGAGGTGGAATATGACAGAAGCTAAGGAAGGCCATGCTTTGATTCGAATTTTGGAAAAGAGAAGTTAGAAGAAAGGAAACAGAACCACGCTATTTAAAGAAGATTCTCTGAATAATCTCACCGTATTTTGGAACGCCTTACCTCGAGATTCGTGTGACCAAAAGCTAAAGCCGTTCATTAATATAAAGAGCTGCTTCTTGTTTATTGTGCACACAAAACATGACACTCCTCATCATTGTTGTCTTCCCGCCACAGCTTTTGAGGTAGCACATATGAATCTGGAACGTACAATTTGCGAGTTACGGAGTCAAATTACCACGTGTCAGGAGAATTTAAATGGAATGAATGCGGATTTACTTTGAAAGGCATGGTCTTTCATAACTATCCATCATCGAATGGAACAATCTTTTCAGATACATAGTTAGGGGCaattgtgggaccatgattttctacGCCAAAGTAATACGTATATCCCAGAAATCTAGTCATGGACTCAACAATCTCTATAGTATAGCCATCAAACCATATCATCTTGCTACCATCATTTTCTTCCGGATAAGTGGGCGAAGTCCATCGACTTCATTAAGATAGGCCATTCTTGTTCCGCAAGACACGAAAACATGATCCGGCATGGAATTAACCAGGTTTCCTATATTCTTGAAATTCCTACAATATAGGGATTTTAGTGTGTGCTGTAAGTAATCACACTCTTAAAAGAATGCAATATCTACTCCTAGATATCCTCTGTGATTCTCTCAGTTTAATACAGATTATATCTTCTAAAAGGACTCTCTCTCGACTAGTATAAATACACCATTTTAGGATTCATCTCTGGTAACACAATTATCGCATACTCTATTCTCATGCCTACTACTTGAGTCTCATATATTGCTTCAGCACCCTGTTGGTGCCAAGGTCACTTTacgatttttttattattttacatgTAGTCGAGTTTGTGCATTTCCTTCCCCACGGTGATGTGTGAATTTGGTTCCAACGTTgaacttttttatttacaatATTCTTAAACCGATTTAACCAAACCCATTACCAATGGTTGGATATGGTTCAGTTTCAATGATAgtattcgtcaaaaccaaattaaattaaacagttGAATGCTTAttaattcaattttatttttaatatcaaACAGACTCGAACCGAAGTCATCCCTAATTAAAATGGCCTAATCTAATTATATGGGATGGCCCAAGTAGGTCAACTGTCCTTTTTTTGGACAACAGACCACATGGAAGTCAGGATCCTCAATCAATATGTCAAATTATTCATTTCCTTTATATATTACTAGTGGTCAgcaataaatataaaacaatatatatatatatatatatatgtatatatatatatatttatttttttcttgtttcaatAGGATACCTGTTTCTGTTTTTTCCAAAGACTCTGTTCCTTCTTGTTGCTTATAAAAGCTGGgtgggtttggtttggtttccaACTTGCAAGAATATATCTGGTTTCCAACTTGCAAGAATATATCTGAAGCAAAAACATGGTAGCTGTGATACCTCAAGAAAACACGGTTGCTGCTTTGGTATCTCGCACTGGAAGGCATATGCAGCGTTACAGCAAAGGTCGTCGCCAAGTTGTCGGgttagtctctctctctctctgaacttGTATATCTACTGCATTACTTGTTATTGAAGAGCCTTCTTCTCCAATTCTCTTTGTTCCGAGTTCAAATCCTCTTCCCTCCATTTAGTATAGCTTAGACAAATAATATCGCTTGTAATCAGTAAAAGAGATTGATGCTTTTGGTTACTGATGGAGCTTTTTCCTTTTGTACTATTTGTGCAGATGTATTCCATATAGATATAAAGCTTCAAAGCAAACTTCCTTAAAGGATGATGCACAAGAACTTGAAGTCCTTGTCATTAGTTCACAGAAGGGCAAGGGGATGCTCTTTCCAAAGGTACCctgattttcttttcaatcaCATTAATGATGATTTGTTGCAGTAATTAGTTCAGTTTAAATCATACAAACTTTTCAATTAATCCATAACAGGGAGGGTGGGAACAGGACGAATCCAAGGAAGGGGCAGCGTCGCGAGAGACGCTAGAGGAAGCAGGAGTACGAGGACTCATTGGGGTTAGTGATGATCTTCCTTGTTACTTAGTTAAGAATAATGctttttgtaccatatttactCACTACCTTGCTAATCACCTCTACTATGATAGAGGCGGATCCTATTAGTGGTCAGTAAATGTCGTCCAAATAGCAATATGCGTTAGCTGATTAGCTAGCTTGTTACAATTAACCTGGGAAATATCATAATTTTGATGTTCTTGTTATCTTTTTTGCAGTGTGAATTGGGTAACTGGAGTTTCAAGAGCAAAAGCCATGATTCTTTCTATGAAGGCTACATGTTCCCTTTACTTGTTCAGGAGCAGTTAGATTTCTGGCCAGAAAAGAACCTCAGGCAAAGAATTTGGGTATGTTTTTATATGTGCATGTTTAATTTTATCAATTAATTTATCCAATTAATAGATATAATTGCTGATTCAATTTGGAAATAATTGTGAAAATAGATGAATGTTGAAGAAGCAAGAGAAGTCTGTCAGCATTGGTGGATGAAAGAAGCTTTGGATAGATTAGTAAATCGACTAACAACTCAGCAACAAAAGCATCAAGGCCCTCTTCTTGAATCTAGGACGGAAAATCTGTTGGCATGTATATagaaaaagtgcttttggagaAGTGCTTATGGAGATAACAGTATTGCTTTTTCCTCTTAGACAAAAAGCATTTAGGCAGAGTACTCTCCTATAGGTTCAAACAAGCAAGAAAAAGGctacaactgaaaatcattagcttcttgtttttgttctGCTGAATTCTAATCCAGATAATTTTGTCACAATCATGTTGGTTGAAGCTAAAAAATCTGAGCAAGATTGTTTCAAATAATAAAACGTTTCATTTTTTTCGCAAATTTGTTCGTTGCTTGAATAATCCATGGACTTTTTGAGCTTGAATTATGTCAAGGGgaatgcaaaaaataaaaaaaataaaaataaaaataaataaaagaactcTTTCATCAAATGAAGTCTTGTGAAAAAAAATGACCGTTCATTACCTTAATTTCCAGTACTCTGTCCTGAATTGCCTGTAATTTACTGGGAATTTCACTTCCGTCTTTGTACTAAAGTGAAATCAAAATGGAGCTACAAGGACAAAAGTCACAAAACTGAAGGGCATAACAATATCAATACAAACACCAGTCTGAAAAAATACTAACGAAACAATGGATCATTGTCACATACTTATAACCCTTAGAACATCCACCCGTAACTTAAATACTAAGATATCCGTAGCTCCGAAAACTATAGAGTAATTATCCTAATTCATTCTGcattaaataattatttggtGCCACTATTTGGCCCGCCCTTCGCGGGACTGTGTAGAGAGTCTGTAGACATCATCTTCTACGCATATCAGGGATATGCTCCATATAGTGCTAGTAATCTCATTAGAAGTTTGTACCCAAAACTATAGACCTGAACTTTAGACTATGCATACACTCAACAATCATAAGAGGCAATTTGGCATTTAGAAAAATCAACGTTCATAGTATTAAGCTACCTTTTGCAACTTCTTTATAAACTCATGGAGCTGGCTTTCTTTGACTTTTCACCCTTTCCTCCTCACCGTCATCAAGGTCGATAACTAATTTAACCAATTCTGCATTTCTTTGAAACcagtttttctttgatttttcctgaaaaaaaatgaaaataagctCAAACATTAGTAAAGCAGAGTGCACAAGACCCATCAGCAGAAGCTCTAGCAGTTCTACCACTTCTGTGAGCATCAACCTAGTGGGAAAAAGAAACGATAAAAGTAATTCTCCAGTCAGAAAATGTAAGGGCCGCAACAAACACGGTGCAAAGCATCCAAATGTTTGCTTCTGCTGAATGGGGAAGCTGGAAGTGAACAACAGTTCGAACACCAGGAATATCCAGGCCTGTTGCAGCAGCATCATCGGCCACAAGTACACCATGCATGTTCATTTCTCCAAAAACGATCAATTGCCTGCATTCAGCACGGCGATAAGTAGAGTGGTGTTAAatctatttaaaaataaaaaagaataatggAAAGTCAACCAAAGATTGACTATCCAAAAAAGGAATTACCACAGTCCAGTCTACTTCACTTTTCAGAATTATACATATTTCAGATTTCATACTCAAATGTATGAATGAAAGTATATGCATGAACAGAGAGTTAATTTCACACAATTCAATGAAAAAACACATTCAGGGAATCATACTCAATGACAAAGTCGGTAAGGCGAATTGAATTTTCACAAGAAAGAGTTCCACATGCCAGATAATAGATGAACAGTTGGAAGGCACATACTCAACAAATGACTCCACAAGCTTATTTGCCAAGATGGTTGTATTTGTCAGATCGATGACCGCAACATTGTCTCTCATCCCTGCTCGCTCACTTAGAACTTCTACAGAATTCACCCTGTCAGACATTGATTGGTTTGACTTTAGTGAACTACACTTCATCTTCTTACGAAAATCATGAGAAAGTGTTATCGTAGTAGAGAAAACAAATATCTGTCGTTTCTTCCTCTGGAAGCTGGACAAtgctgttggtatatggtccagcccatgatcaatgttctagatttattctagtaagcaagagatgaggctggagcttgctagacaattctagcatgttattaagttgatggaagaagctagagagtactagcttccttggttgcaaatggaaagatctagaagccacacttttgtggctagtctagatctttctatgctagaggtttgaagaatacactagaaactagtagaatgccaaaccctcacctataaatatgggtgtgatgttgtagtgaaccAACAAAACCAAGAgagagtgagtagcaaaggatcaagtccaaagctagagttccactccaagagtgagagtgagagtgttccactacacattgtgtgagtgaagtttagtgtTATAGAAAGTTTgtgtcatactttcttgtatccatcaagccttgtctttggcttggtaagactactcttgttgtactcatattcttcatatagtgaagattaaTCCtcgtttggtggacgtaggcataaattgccgaaccacataaattcttggtgtccattttctactttaccttgtgcattctctatcttgtagtaccgacattcctaacaagtggtatcagagcccggttggctcgtactgcgagatggaaggaagtggcactatgatcaaactcaccaactccaattgggtaacatggaagccaaggatggaggacattctctattgcaaggatttgcatgagccaattgaaggagatgccgctaagcccgagagcatgtccgatgccgagtggaagaagatgaatcgcaaggctattggcacaattagacaatgggtggatgatagtgtttttcaccatgtgtctaatgaaaccaatgctcgcgagttttggacgaagcttgagtccttgttcgagaagaagaccccagccaagaaagccttcttgatcaaagagctcatcaatgtgaagtacaaggatggtttaagtgtagcagaacacttgaacaatttccagaatatcatcaaccagttggctactatgaaaatgacgatcgaggacgagctacaagcgctcttgttacttggatccttgccagacagttgggagacctttgtggtgagtataagtaactctgcttctaatggtgttcttactcttgataatgttaaaaatagcatgctcaatgaagaaacaaggagaaagacttctggcacagatagcagccaagtatttgtcacagagaaccgcggaagaagcaagagtagagggcctagaggtcatggcaggagtcctagccgatccaagtcaaggttcaggggtgcatgccaccattgtggcaaagaaggccatatgaagaaaaattgtcgagtttggaagagagagcaaagggaaggaaacaatcagaagaaagatgatactggcaataccaccgctgtcatatgtggtgatgtaccagaaatattgtctgttggtgaatgtctgcatatgggcaactctgacagagacattgaatggatctttgataatggagcttccttccatgctacgtccaaacgggagttcttcagtacatacaaagaaggtgactttggcatagtgaagatggggaatgaaagctattccaaaattcttggaattggtgatatctgcttaagaactaatctcggctgccaattgatgttgaaagatgtgagacatattcctgatatacgtctcaatctgatatccatcggtacccttgatcgacaaggatattatcaccatattggcgaaggaaaattgaagcttactaaaggcttaatggtggtagcaagagcacgactttgttgtacgttgtaccggtcaaatgccaaggttttgaaaggtgagttgaatgctgtggaagactcatctctagacttgtggcataagaggctaggccacatgagcgagaaaggcctacaagttttggcaaagaagtctcatattccctttgccaaaggtacgtcgttaaactcttgtgagcattgtttattcggaaaacaaagaagagttagtttttctgttccatctacaaagaaaggaaacttgttagatcttgtttattcagatgtgtgtggtcccatggaagtcgagtcacttggaagaaataaatattttgttacttatattgatgatgcttcacgaagggtgtgggtgtatttgttgaaatccaaagaccaggtgtttcagacattccaggagttccatgccatggtggagagggaaactgggaaacctctcaagtgccttcgtagcgacaacggcggcgagtacacatctcaccagtttagagagtattgtgtaaaacatggcatacgtcatgagaagacagttcctggaactccacaacataacggtgttgctgaaagaatgaaccga is a genomic window of Malus domestica chromosome 09, GDT2T_hap1 containing:
- the LOC114827054 gene encoding nudix hydrolase 18, mitochondrial-like, whose product is MVAVIPQENTVAALVSRTGRHMQRYSKGRRQVVGCIPYRYKASKQTSLKDDAQELEVLVISSQKGKGMLFPKGGWEQDESKEGAASRETLEEAGVRGLIGCELGNWSFKSKSHDSFYEGYMFPLLVQEQLDFWPEKNLRQRIWMNVEEAREVCQHWWMKEALDRLVNRLTTQQQKHQGPLLESRTENLLACI